CCGCAAAGACCTGATCGCGCGCGTGCAGCGCGAGCTCGAAGACGCTTTCGCCGCGCACGGCATGCCGGTGCGCATCCTGGGCCGCGAGAAGACGCTCTACTCCGTCTACCGCAAGATGGACAGCAAGCACCTGTCGTTCGCGCAGGTGACCGACATCTACGGCTTTCGCATCGTCGTGCCCGAGCTCACCGACTGCTACACCGGCCTGGGCCTGCTGCACCAGCTCTACAAGCCCCTGCCCGGCAAGTTCCGCGACTACGTCGCCATCCCCAAGCTCAACGGCTACCAGTCGCTGCACACCACGCTGGTGGGGCCGTTCGGCACCAACATCGAGTTCCAGCTGCGCACCCACAGCATGGACGTGGTGGCCGAATCGGGCGTGGCCGCGCACTGGCTCTACAAGGCCAACGAACCGGGCAGCGACACCTCGCAGCGCCTGGGCACGCAGTGGCTGCAGTCGTTGCTCGACATCCAGCAGGAAACGCACGACGCGAGCGAGTTCTGGGACCACATCAAGATCGACCTCTTCCCCGACGCGGTCTACGTGTTCACGCCCAAGAGCAAGATCCTCGCGCTGCCGCGCGGCGCCACGCTGGTCGACTTCGCCTATGCCATCCACAGCGACGTGGGCCACCACGCCGTGGGCGGCCGCATCAACGGCGAGCAGCGCCCGCTGCGCGCCGAGCTCTCCAACGGCGACGTGGTCGAGGTGATCACCGACGACAAGGCGGAACCCAATCCGGCCTGGCTCTCGTTCGTGAAGACCGGCCGCGCGCGCTCCAAGATCCGCCACCACCTCAAGGCGATCGCGCAGGAGAAATCGCTCGAGCTCGGCGAACGCATGCTGGGCCAGGCGCTGCGCTCCGAAGGCATCGCGCAACTGCCGGCCGAAGACGGCGAACACGCCGCGGTGTGGGACAAGCTGCTGCGCTTCACCGGCAGCAAGAACCGCGCGGAGCTGCTGTCCGACATCGGCATGGGCCGGCGCATCGCGAGCATGGTGGGCAAGAAGCTCGCGGTGCTGCTGGCCGAGACCGGCCTCAAGCCCGACGCAGTGCTGATCAGCCGCGAGCGCTACGACACCGGCCGCGAAGAAACCCTTTCGCAAGGCGTGGTCACGCTCGACGGCAGTGAAGGCATGTCGGTGCAGTACGCGCCCTGTTGCCGCCCCATTCCGGGCGATCGCATCGTGGGCTACCTGGGCCGCGGCGAAGGCCTGGTGGTGCACGCCGAAGACTGCCCCACGGCCCGGCGGCTGCGCGGGCGCGATGCCGAGCGCTTCATCGAGGTGGAATGGGCCGACGAGCCCGTGCGCTCGTTCGACACCACGGTGGTGGTGACCGTCACCAACGGCAAGGGTGTGCTCGCGCGCGTGGCCTCTGCGATCGCCACGGCCGAGGCCGACATCACGCACGTGGACATGGGCGAAGACCCCGCGCAAACGGCCACCGACATCCGCTTCTCGGTGGCGGTGCGCGACCGCCAGCA
This is a stretch of genomic DNA from Hydrogenophaga crocea. It encodes these proteins:
- a CDS encoding RelA/SpoT family protein, whose translation is MMSPADGTLASPPHDAASAAASAAAASFAALLGKLDYLGAHDIESIRQAYRFADEAHLGQLRKNGDPYITHPIAVAAQCAEWKLDAQALMAALMHDAIEDCGVTKQELVERFGAPVAELVDGLTKLERLEFSSREQNQAESFRKMLLAMAKDVRVILIKLADRTHNMRTMGDMPRSKWQRISTETLEIYAPIAHRLGLNFTYRELQDLSFRFLHPWRYEVLAKALERARSRRKDLIARVQRELEDAFAAHGMPVRILGREKTLYSVYRKMDSKHLSFAQVTDIYGFRIVVPELTDCYTGLGLLHQLYKPLPGKFRDYVAIPKLNGYQSLHTTLVGPFGTNIEFQLRTHSMDVVAESGVAAHWLYKANEPGSDTSQRLGTQWLQSLLDIQQETHDASEFWDHIKIDLFPDAVYVFTPKSKILALPRGATLVDFAYAIHSDVGHHAVGGRINGEQRPLRAELSNGDVVEVITDDKAEPNPAWLSFVKTGRARSKIRHHLKAIAQEKSLELGERMLGQALRSEGIAQLPAEDGEHAAVWDKLLRFTGSKNRAELLSDIGMGRRIASMVGKKLAVLLAETGLKPDAVLISRERYDTGREETLSQGVVTLDGSEGMSVQYAPCCRPIPGDRIVGYLGRGEGLVVHAEDCPTARRLRGRDAERFIEVEWADEPVRSFDTTVVVTVTNGKGVLARVASAIATAEADITHVDMGEDPAQTATDIRFSVAVRDRQHLADVLRSLKRTPSVIKAQRYKATPKP